ACCCCGCAATATCGATTAGTGGAAATCTTTGTTTCAGTTTTTCAGTGGTCTTTGTAACAATGTTCTCCTTCGAGCCCAAAAGGAATATCCTTAAACCAGTTTCAGAAGACAGCTCACAGATCTTGAGCATCAGATCAATTCCGGGGACCCTTTCCACTCTTTTTTTCGAAATGAGTCTAATTGCTTTCAGGACTCCACTCCCATCTGGCACAACGTAGTTCACAGTCTCAAGGGCATTCTTGTATTCCAAGTTGTGGATGTATTCATATGCGATCAAAGCATTCAAGGTGAGTACGTGTGATCTTAAGCCTGATTGTGTTCGCTGAATAAGCTCATTGGCCGCAGAAATCAGGGTTGTTTCCTGAAGATCAAAATCGAGAAATCTCAACCGAACACCTCCACACTTGGAAAAGTACAGCGAGCGCAGTATTCAACGAAAAGAGGAAGGCTTAGCCTTCCTCTGGTGCCGAGGGCGGGAATCGAACCCGCACGGGGCTCTCAACCCCAGCGGATTTTGAGTCCGCCGCGTCTGCCAGTTCCACCACCTCGGCCAGCAATAAAACTTTACCATCAATGATTATTGGTGTCAACGAGTCACAGGAAGGAGCACTCCCGAAAGCTCTATTTCAGTGAAGGAAGCCTTCTTCATCTCTGGTTGAGCAGTTCTTTCAGAGGAAAGCAGAACTCCG
The genomic region above belongs to Mesotoga infera and contains:
- a CDS encoding glycosyltransferase, with the translated sequence MRFLDFDLQETTLISAANELIQRTQSGLRSHVLTLNALIAYEYIHNLEYKNALETVNYVVPDGSGVLKAIRLISKKRVERVPGIDLMLKICELSSETGLRIFLLGSKENIVTKTTEKLKQRFPLIDIAGYHSGFFKQEESDTIVSEINSSSADIIFVGMGVPKQDIWIAENIDKLHAGVLMGVGGSFDVISGDLKRAPLWMQKAGLEWLYRIVQEPGKRLKIIPKLMSFETYVVRSYFKSRRGGSR